The region TCTTGAAAACTCAGGGAAACACAAAAGTTCTAGCGATGGAAGATACCCCTGATGGTAAGTAGAAAGAACTCAGTTGATGTTACTTTAGCCTTGAACCCTTGTGTGAAGTGACTTGCTCTTATGTAAGtcatttgagagagagagagagagagagagttataaTGATTAGTGAAACATATTTAACTTATATTCATATTAACGAAGAACATGTAATGATATATTTCTATAGTCTTTCATACACGCTAAGCAAGAACTGATGTGCTTCAAAATGGTAAGTAACAAAGATCATATACTAGAGAAGCATAATACAAAACAAATATCAAATTTTGGAAGTTTGTAACATTTCTGGTACAAGTCTAAAAGCTAGAATCTCACTCTGAAAAACTTTATGATTTATTGAAGGACTTTTAATGAAGTGTGTGCATTTTGGATTAGTTGTTGTATAGCTATAGTACACAACCACAGGCGtgagcaaaatggtgtttttggTTGCAGAATTACTATCTGTTATTCAGAATTTTATTGTATCTTAGAGGTAATTTAGCAAAGAGAAATCCATTAGCAAAATGGGACAAATAAAACCTTAAGGATAGTAATCATTAGGACTTAAATCATGAATTTGGTAAATTCTTCAAGATTACTGACCATGTAGACAACTCCACCCAGGCCAATATCTATTAGCTGAGGTCGACGGCAGTTTCAATACTCGAGATTTGTTGGAGTTTTTGGTGAAAGGAGATGTAGTTGCTTACAGGGCCATGGCAAAGAAAGTTACCTATGTCTATCCATTCACCACAGCTTTGGGGGATTCAAGGGGTCAAGAAGAGCGTGTGAAGAGAATCATAGACGAGTTGGGTTGGTATGCTCCCAGTTTTGATTCCATGGAATGACACTCTGATTAGTCATGCATGCAAAAACACACTGCTATAGCTatgaaaatatgttattttttgcCACATCCTGGTGGAAATAATGTAATTTTTTTACACTACATTTGTAAAAGCATTCACTCTGCCTATTGATGTTGTAATTACTTTTTTGGCTAGAAATTCTGCTCTTTTGCTTGGCTACTTTTACTGCTATTAATTGCAGAGTTTTCCTTCCTCTTTATTATGGCTTTGGCATGAGAGTAATATCAAGTTATGTTGAATTCAAGACTCGGATTAAATTGCCAAATAGGTTTTAGAATTTGCTAGTCATTATCGATTTGTTTAGATTCACTTTCAGTTTCTACTAGGATTCTCACctttaattaattacaaactaAAAACATGTTGCCATCAACTCAAATTTGGTCAACATTAAAATTAGTCTAGATTTTCGTCGCTGGTCTtcgtattattttttaattgtttgaaatcAAGTATCCGAAACAAATAAGGAACCAAAATAGTATAAATCGTACTTAAAATTATACATTGTTTCAggataaatataaaataaataataaatttgtgTATTAATACGAATTTGAATGATAAtataatttgttttaattatgCGTGAAGATTGAGAAAATCTCAATAATGAAGTTAGTGATTCCagtaataattttaattatttttttaacctTTTTTAATCAATGATGATAATGGAGGCAGTGGGGGGAAAAAATAAAAGAACCCAAATTTTAAAGCAATTCTAGTGATAAtttaaattgttattatttttttgatcTTTTTATAAATGATGATAAAAAGCATCGAGACAGTGGGGGAAAAAATAGAAGAACCCAAATTTGAAAGTTCAAAGCAAATATTTTAAACAGAACTTAtcttttcaaaaagaaaaacaggactttttttcaaagaaaaataaacaaaaattccaTGCAAGACTAAATGGGAAGCTTTGACTTGTTGTTTAGTCTTTTGATCCCAAAACTGACAATGGGAGAAAGTTTCTTTGGTGAAATTTCAAAGGTGTTTGAAATCTTGTCAGGTTGCCTTTCAAATAGCCTACGAAGTTTGTCAATCGGTGGAAGTCCTGAAAAAGGATATTGCTTCACTGGTCAAATCCCTAATGATATTGGAGAGTTTAAAAGTTTAGTTTTTCTCTCTCTTGTATATCATAAAATTTCTGGCCCCATCCCAATCTCAATTGGAAAATTATCAACCTTGGAGGTATTTTATATCCATAATAACCAATTGAATGGATCTCTTCCCAAAACCATTGGTTCTCTTTCAAATTTACAGTACCTTGATCTTTCTTATAACAATTTGAATGGTCCTCTTCCAAAAAATCTTGGTTCCCTCTCAAATTTAGAATCCTTGTCTATTTCTAATAACCAAGTAAATGGATCTCTTCCAGAAAGTCTTGGTTCACTTTCTAATTTAAAACATCTTGATATTTCTTCAAATCATTTAGAAGGACAAGTCTCTGAAGTTCATTTTGCCAACCTAACAAAGTTGAGGAACCTACTAGCTTATGAAAATAAATTGAGTCTCAAAGTAAGTCTACAATGGACtcctccttttcatctccatgaAATAGAATTTGGATCTTGGAACTTGGGTCCTCAATTTCCAATGTGGCTTGAATCACAGACAAATTTTTCTACTTTGGACTTATCTAACACTGGAATTGCAGATGCCATTCCAAGTTGGTTTTGGAATTTATCTACCACTGCTGAGATAATTGACCTCTCGCAAAACCAAATCTATGGGGAAATTTCGTACATGGATGTTGCTTCTGATGTTGCTACAATTCTAATCTTACATTCCAACAACTTCACCGGCTCCGTGCCTCGAATCTCATCTCAGATTATAGTACTAGATTTGTCCAACAATTCTTTGTCTGGAGACATTTCTCACTTATTATGTCATCCAACAACTCATTCAAACAACTTAATTATCTTTTATCTTAACAATAACCTTATATCAGGAGAGATTCCTGACTGTTGGAAGTACTGGCCATTATTAGCAGCAATAAACTTTAATAACAACAATCTCACAGGAAAAATTCCAAGCTCCTTGGGATCCTTAGGGAACATAACATTACTGTTCCTTCGCAATAATAGTCTTGAAGGAAGTATACCCAATTCAATTCAAAGTTGTTCAAAGCTAATTGGTCTCGATTTTAGTCTGAATAAGTTGGTTGGAACCATACCAAAATGGATTGGAAGTCTAGTGGAACTACGACTTTTTGGTGTTCGTTCAAACAAGTTGAATGGCTTTCTTCCATTTGAGCTTTGTGCACTTAGAAGTCTACAAATTTTGGACGTTGGTTATAACAAGTTATCTGGAACAATACCGAagtgttttaaaaatttaactgCAATGACTTTCCAACCACAAAATCGAAGCTCATTCTATCCCTTCACTCGCAACGGACAATATATGGATAGTACAGTCTTGGTAATAAAAGGAAGGGAACGCCAATTCGACACTCTCACTGATCTAGTAACTTACCTAGACTTGTCAAGTAACATTTTCGTAGGAGAAATCCCAAAAGAAGTAGCAAGTCTTCAGGGTTTACGGTATCTAAATCTTTCGGGAAATGGTCTAAGAGGAAGCATTCCTGATAAGATTGGCAATTTAACATGGTTGGAATCTCTTGATCTCTCAATGAACAAACTTTCAGGTAAAATTCCTCCTAGTATGTCGAGTTTGAGTTTCTTGAGTTACTTGAACTTGTCTTACAACAATTTGTCCGGAAGAATCCCAACCAGCACCCAACTACAGAGTTTGACTCCTTCTAGCTTTATTGGCAACTCACTCTATGGACCTCCACTTACCAAGGATGACAGAGAAGGTGACCCCAAGACAACACATGAGCATGAAAGTAGTGAATATggtgagagagaagagaaagctGATCAAGACTATTGGTTTCGATTGGGCATATCAGTTGGATTTGGTGTGGGATTTTTAGGTGTCATTTGTCCTTTGTTGTTTTGTAGAATTTGGAGAATAGCTTACTTTTGGTTTTTCCAGGAGTATTTGTGGTACAAAATCTTAGATTGCTTCATTAAAATTAAATACACCTTGAAAACGTAATCATCTTCTGTGTCCAATGTAATAAGATAAGCATGTAATAATAATGATAGTTATATCATGGACAGTTTTATCGTTTTCAAAGAAAAAAACATGGAGACAGTGGGGAAACAAATCTTCACATGGGTGTTTGTATATGCgtgtgtgtatgtatgtatgttataTTCGAGTTAAGATAATTTTGAATGCCAAATGAAGAAGAACATATAAATGCTCCTACAAGAGCACATAAGAGAATGTTAATAATAAGAATGATAAGGATTGTTCACATGCATATATTCTGGTGTGTAGTAGAGAATCACCATTTTCTAAAGCCTTAATTTGAAACTCAAATGAGAGAGTTTGAGCTTCCATACAATTGGGAGTAGACTCTTCTTGTTCTGTAAACAACAATCAAACTCAACATTGCTGCAACAATACATAGTCCAGACAAGATCCCACAAGTCAGAGAATAACAAATAGAGCCCAAACAAGTGAGTGATTTGTCTTCTTGAAGAGGTTTTGTTGCTACTGATATGGGATTTTGGAGTAGGAGAGAAGCTTGTTTCTCCGCATAATAGTCATAGATGCCACTAGCAAGGGCCTCTGAGAATATTAGTGAACCAGCAGGATTTGAAAGTGTAAGGAAGTTATACAAGGCTCCAAAACTCTTCAATCCAAATAGCTCAGAAACTGAAGCAGGCAAAATGGCCCAGTGGGCACCATAGCCAAGTCCTATCAACACAGTGAGTACATAGATTTGTCCTGGCCATCCCATAGCATAGTAGAAAAACCCAACTGCCATAATGACTTGGAATATAGCCATGGCCAGCGGTCTTGGATAGGCAAAATCTCTGGTAAACATAACAAAAACATGTGACTTTAACTGCAGTGAAAGATCAAAGTTCTGAACTTCAAAGATATGTCAAATTTAGTTTCACCTTGTTATAATCTCAGATACGTAGCCACCGCCAACACGGCCAAGAAAGTTCCAAATGCTGATCATGGAAACGAAAATACTTGAATTTGTGTACCCaagtgattgagtaacctgaccAATGTTATCAATAATTGATATACCGGATCCAGAGGCTAGAAAGAGGGAGGTAAAAATAAGCAAAAAGTCAGCCTTAATCAaagcctgtgtcaaggtgaaatTCTCTCCTCTTCGCGGTCctttacggctcttgactctcacAGCTCCATCAGCAGCTGCTTGTAACAATTTAGCCTGCAGATGAGCCAATCTTTTGCGCCTTTCAACAGCTGGAAGTGCATCTAGTTCTGAGGACTTTTCTTCCTCAGCCTCACTAAGAATGAGCTCACTTGTGTCTTGTCTCTGTAATGGATTATCTAGGAGTCTCTCCTCTGATGAAGGTTGTGGTTTTGAGAAGAATACTAATACTACTGGGATTATAATTGGAAGTACTATGAGAATGATTAGTACTATGGCAAGTAAAGTGATTAAAGTTTGACTCAAGTTAAGAATATCCTCAAGTATCAAGACTCCAAGCAGATAAGCTGCCAAAATAAGACAAATGCTATAAGTGAACAAGAAGCTGGAGCCATCAGATGCTCTTACTTGTTTATGACCTTCCACTGGTCTAACAATGAACATCAAAGCAATAACAACCATTGTTGGACCAACTGCAACCATAAAAATTAATGATGCCTTATCTGGGAGATTGAATATGGCATAAACCTGACTCAAAGTTGCAGCACTCAGTCCAGCAAATCCTTTTAGTATCCCAACAACAGGACCCCGGTTTTTGGGAAAGTTCTGCACACATGAAACCAGAGTGGCTGTGTTGAAGAAGGTCTCTCCGTTTCCTCCCacaaatataaaaatgcatagcTGCAGATAAAACTTGATTAGTACTTTTACCACGAAAAAAAAGAAGCTTTGGAGCTTGATAATCAGATAAGATTAACATAACATTGAAATCTCACCACCCACAAAGGCATGCTGGACAGTTTCAGATGGACAATAAGCCAAAGCAAGCCATACCCAATAAAGTTCTGCAGAGCCCCAATGAGCAAAAGCCCCCAAATAGGCAAGATCTCACTCAAACTCCCAGCCACAAACCCAACACTCCCACCCAAGGTCTTAACCACACCCAATAAGGACAGCTGCCTTTGGTTGTAACCCATTATGCTCTTTATCACTGGTGAAAAGCTTCCAAATAAGTAGCCAATCCCAGTGCAGGACTGAATCCAGATAGCAAAAACGAATACTAGCCATCTGTTGTTGAAGAAAGCCTTGCATCTCTCATGGAGATGAAccatttttttcttccaaaaacACCTTCCAAGGTGAAACCATATAGTGAGTACtgatcccttaaatattggggtTAAGTTTGTGATCTTTGAGGTTCACacaattatgaataaataaacggCCATCTTCAATGGTTATTAATTCAATAGTAAGAAATAAATATTGTATAATCCTCCACTCAAAATCGTTGAAAATACTTTTCTTTACACAAATATGAAAAGTAAGATTGTTTGAAAAGCTTTCAACTGCttgaaaagtttaattttttatttatttatttattattttattttttggaaaatgGCATATAATactaatttttacaaaaaaaaatatatatttttacggtcaaattttttttttaattttatgattttaaagAAATTTTTACATTTATATGATTTTgtcttttgtctttttttttttttttcaggttgtttttaagttatttttgtgttttcacgttgtttttaagtttttttttttgttggtacTTAGTTGGTACAGTGAGTTgaatgaaattttaaaaattgaattttaaaaaatttgagtacatatttaaaaaaatatataaaccagaaaaaaaaagtatgtatttaagaaaaaatcttatttttttaactttttatgTTCTCTTTTAGCCATTATTGTATTTAGTAGGATATAATTCCTTATAGaaaaaataatagtaatagtatGTTTTACTAAATATGACTGAACGGTGGACTAGGaaaataagattttattttaaaaattatacaagataattatgttatttttgtttatatctattacaaataaataattaatcgATGATAAAAACAATAATCACCGTCATCATAATAATAGTAGTAAAAGGATGAGATAAGTCAAAGTGGTTATCACGTTATATCAATTATAAAGTAGCTTCTTATAATAAAACTCTCTTCTTATGCtcttttttgttttatggttttttGATTAGTCTTGGGAAAAAACGTATAAAAGAGAAAATTATTGTGATATAGGTCACATCATATCTGGTGTGGacatttttctttctcattggaataattaaattattattcagAAATATATCACAGACGAGAAAAATAATGTGATGAGATCAATCTAATGTCAAAATTAGAATTATATTTTCTTCGAGTTAAAAAATTAAAGTGAGAAGAGACCCTCGGACTTGTAGatataaaatttaaacaaaaatactcTTGTTAAGTTTATGTTAAAGTTGTTGGCAAGATTTTCAAAATGCAATATCAACAATTTTTTAGTACTTTTATTCCCCaagcaatttttaaaaatatatatatagtttttaataCATATAATAAACCCTTTTACACCTTTTTCAAAAGGTCGATATGTCCGAGTGGTTAAGGAGACAGACTTGAAATCTGTTGGGCTTCGCCCGCGCAGGTTCGAACCCTGCTGTCGACGATTTCTTGATTAATTAATCTTATTTTaaagagactttttattatgttatAATTTCTTTaagttttcaatatttttttagactatgtgttttgtcttattaattattttaattttgtattttgataaattatatttttaccttatattttgtaaaatatttcaaatagaCTCATATCTGTATTTTGAAAAATGGTTCAAATTGACTACTAAATCTGATTTTATaagaaaaattgaattaaaactacaaataattcactaaactaataactcagaacaaaaatataatCATTATGCATAAGAGCATCTCCAATTGAGTGCTATAAGAGTGATGTATAGCCATTTTTTTAGCTCATCTTCATAAAATGAAACTACAATCATGGTCTAAAATATGTGCCAAATTCGATACATGttaaaagttgtgccaaatttgatACAAAATATAGCATGAGTTAAATTTGACccataataaatatcatctttttTAATTACTCATTTGCCACTTATTAATacgatttattaattgaaaactatttttaatttttaattaatcttttaataaaaaaaaattaattattttgtatattttcaataataaggGAAATTCTTTAGTCCCTCACGGGACTTAGTCCAACAAGTGGGACCCAAAACTTTTTGTCAAGTGTCATGCTATGAACAATTTTgatgtttttcttttttaaactttataCCTGTTGAATCAGTTATGTAAACCGAACGTGAAAATTGTGCTGGTCTGACTGTGAAAAGTAAGGGATATAACTGTAAATGTCAGTCCCAAAAAATAATGAGTTGGGGTTGTATGGTCATTTTAGTATGAAGTTGAAACTTATTTACAATATTAGCTACGTAAATTTTTATCTGCAACTATGTAATTAAAATGATATATTACGTAACATGAAATGAGTAAAATGTAACAAAATATGAGTCATATGCCACGTTCGTGAAAGAGGAAGCTATCACAATGGCCGGACCGGCTGCAATTAAGGCTCCAACAACATTCCCACCAACCACCTGACCTTGTCCACCGGCAAAAAATACAGTGAGGCTGGTGGCGCCCGGTGGCGCAGGCGAGGGCAAGAACGATCCTGAAAGGGAAATTATCTCGAACCTTCCGTGGAGGGTCACCACGACTCCGGCTGCGGCGAGTTGCCGAAACGTGATGTTGGTGACGGTGTCGCTTCCGCTGAGGACACAAATCCCACGCTGCCGCTCCCGGGCATAGGTGGCGACAAAGTCAAAGACGTTGCAGCAGCTTCCGACCTCCAAGATGTGGGCCCGGAGAGTGTTTGTGCTCTCTCGTGTGATGATCATCGATGACTTTGGCTTGTTCATCGAGCTAGGTGGTCGACCTCTGGGGCAGCGTGAGGTCATATCATCGGAGTTTTGATGATGACCCGAGATGAGATCAAAGCCCCCACCTGAGTGGGGTTCAAAGTTGTTGTTGTCGTCGTCATCGTCGTTGTCATCGACGTTGAGTGACTGTTGTGGTTGACATGAAATGGAAAACTAATACAAGGATATCAATTTTGAAAACACAATtcgaaaaaagggaaaaaaaataaaagcacGTATCTTAACCATCATTTTCTAAACAAATGGCTTCATGATAAAGCTTTGTAATGCATcagttattatttatatatatatagggaccATACAAGCTACAAGTTTGAGGATCCTTTACGTCTGAGTCTATATCAACAATGCCTGGTTCTTTTGAAGCAGTTGTTTTCTCCAAACCCTCATCTTCTTCTGCACATTACAAGAAAAACTGTTGAGGAACAGTCTATTAATAGTTTTAAAAGGTTAAACCACTCCAAGGTAAATGGTTGAAACCAGATCTAAACATATTTGACAAGCCCATACATGCATTATGTATATAGAAACAGAACAATGATCTTTTCTTTGGGAGCATCGAAGACCATCACATTTTGTGAGAGCTTGCATGGGAAACGTCTTATTTTGAACACCGTATTGTCCGAAGTTCGGTACTTGCTCATCTTTCTCTAACTTTACTGGCTTAGTGAAATCTTCTGATTCTGCCACCTTTATTTTGGATAGTTCCTCAGCTAACTCTGTTTTTACATCCTCCTGAACGGGGTAGCATGTCTCTGGAGTCATTTGAGGCCACCTTTACATTCTTCAGATCTCTCCTCTTGTAGTTTGTCAAGGGGTATATGTGAAAGTGAAACACGTAGCCGGTTGCTAAGGGGTATGAAGGGGTATATGTGTATTTTAACACATTGTCAATATTGCGTCTCAATCTTACCGTCCATCAACAATCGGGCGGCTTAGATTTGATGAAGGACTAAAACCTTCAAATCCAACTGAGGGATTGTAGAATTGCCCTTTCAATAAACATTAatagatatatttatttttttagctaGTTTGTATTTTATGCATTGGAGTACAAATTCAAAAAGTGAATTAATTATAGCATTGACACATATTTTGGGCTAAATTTGACATAAAATATATACACCATCCATTAGAGATGGTCTAACAACTGTAtttttatattcaattttttatcaTCAAAATTAGATTTATGGGTcaatttgaaccattttacaaataatttttttatttatgtataattaaaacaaaaaaacttCACTATTAATACCATATAATATAATTACATTATAACATACAAATTATACCCTAAAATGAAACATATCTTACCACCAATTAAGACAATTACCATATAAAGAATGATATCAATTGATTatacaaattaaataaattttatacttTCCATATTAATCTATTTTCTGATTTATTTTGAATCAAttacaataaataataaaaaacacaATAAATCAGAATATTAAATAATAACTAATATACACCATCCTCCATTACaacatttgattttttttctctaaaaaaaagtTGTATCACTATTAAAATTGCCAAAGATGCTGcaataagaaaaaatatataataactaaaccacccaaacataaaaaaaataaacaaatacaatAACTAAACATTTCAAACCAATAAATATAAACAATAAAAAATTtgtcaagaaaaaaaaatataaacaataaaatatttgtcaagaaaaaaatatataaacaacaaattatataaaaaaaaatatgacataATAATCAAAACAATTCATTAAACATATATAGAGATTAgtaaaacaaaataaacaaaacagTTTATCGATATAGAAGTAAATTAGTGAAAATCAACAACAAACTATttgtcaaaaataaaataaaatataagcaATAAAGTATATAAAAAAGTATgacataataattaaaaaatatattaaatatatagaacaataaaacaaaataaacaaaacaatttaTTGATATACAAGTAGATTAGTGAAAATCAACAACAAAACTACACAAAAAATTAAGAAACTCataatttattaaaagaaaatgatttATTCATATTAAATCCCATATCAGTAACTACAAAACCTCTTCAAGAAGACAAACCACTCACTTGTTTGGGCTCTATTTGTTATTCTCTGACTTGTGGGATCTTGTCTGGACTATGTATTGTTGCAGCAATGTTGAGTTTGATTGTTGTTTACAGATCAAGAAGAAGAGTCTACTCCCAATTGTATCAAAACTCAAACTCTCTCAGTTGAGTTTCAAAAGCTTTAAAAATGGCGACTCTTTGGGCAGCGTGTACATGGTGTTCTTCATTTGGTATTTAAAATCATGTTAGCATGTATCTCTGTTGGATACAGCATATACATACAAAAAGTGTAGTTTTATACCATAGGCGTTACATTTTAATATATTCTTTGCTAATCTAGCCCATTTAATTTTAGTGATATCTTGTTTATGGGCTTAGTATCTACAATAGTCTAGTTGAAGCACAAATGTGAGCTTTCTAGTTAACTAAAGTCTTTGATGAGGAGGCTCAGTCCAACTAGGTTAATATAAGCTAAGTCCCCTTCCTAACTCTATATATACAAATAGTTTCATCGCTATTGTGTTATCTGATAATCTGCTTCAGA is a window of Humulus lupulus chromosome 4, drHumLupu1.1, whole genome shotgun sequence DNA encoding:
- the LOC133831936 gene encoding AT-hook motif nuclear-localized protein 23-like; this encodes MTPETCYPVQEDVKTELAEELSKIKVAESEDFTKPVKLEKDEQVPNFGQYGVQNKTFPMQALTKCDEEDEGLEKTTASKEPGIVDIDSDFSISCQPQQSLNVDDNDDDDDNNNFEPHSGGGFDLISGHHQNSDDMTSRCPRGRPPSSMNKPKSSMIITRESTNTLRAHILEVGSCCNVFDFVATYARERQRGICVLSGSDTVTNITFRQLAAAGVVVTLHGRFEIISLSGSFLPSPAPPGATSLTVFFAGGQGQVVGGNVVGALIAAGPAIVIASSFTNVAYDSYFVTFYSFHVT
- the LOC133831935 gene encoding receptor-like protein EIX2; translation: MGESFFGEISKVFEILSGCLSNSLRSLSIGGSPEKGYCFTGQIPNDIGEFKSLVFLSLVYHKISGPIPISIGKLSTLEVFYIHNNQLNGSLPKTIGSLSNLQYLDLSYNNLNGPLPKNLGSLSNLESLSISNNQVNGSLPESLGSLSNLKHLDISSNHLEGQVSEVHFANLTKLRNLLAYENKLSLKVSLQWTPPFHLHEIEFGSWNLGPQFPMWLESQTNFSTLDLSNTGIADAIPSWFWNLSTTAEIIDLSQNQIYGEISYMDVASDVATILILHSNNFTGSVPRISSQIIVLDLSNNSLSGDISHLLCHPTTHSNNLIIFYLNNNLISGEIPDCWKYWPLLAAINFNNNNLTGKIPSSLGSLGNITLLFLRNNSLEGSIPNSIQSCSKLIGLDFSLNKLVGTIPKWIGSLVELRLFGVRSNKLNGFLPFELCALRSLQILDVGYNKLSGTIPKCFKNLTAMTFQPQNRSSFYPFTRNGQYMDSTVLVIKGRERQFDTLTDLVTYLDLSSNIFVGEIPKEVASLQGLRYLNLSGNGLRGSIPDKIGNLTWLESLDLSMNKLSGKIPPSMSSLSFLSYLNLSYNNLSGRIPTSTQLQSLTPSSFIGNSLYGPPLTKDDREGDPKTTHEHESSEYGEREEKADQDYWFRLGISVGFGVGFLGVICPLLFCRIWRIAYFWFFQEYLWYKILDCFIKIKYTLKT
- the LOC133830047 gene encoding protein NUCLEAR FUSION DEFECTIVE 4-like; the encoded protein is MVHLHERCKAFFNNRWLVFVFAIWIQSCTGIGYLFGSFSPVIKSIMGYNQRQLSLLGVVKTLGGSVGFVAGSLSEILPIWGLLLIGALQNFIGYGLLWLIVHLKLSSMPLWVLCIFIFVGGNGETFFNTATLVSCVQNFPKNRGPVVGILKGFAGLSAATLSQVYAIFNLPDKASLIFMVAVGPTMVVIALMFIVRPVEGHKQVRASDGSSFLFTYSICLILAAYLLGVLILEDILNLSQTLITLLAIVLIILIVLPIIIPVVLVFFSKPQPSSEERLLDNPLQRQDTSELILSEAEEEKSSELDALPAVERRKRLAHLQAKLLQAAADGAVRVKSRKGPRRGENFTLTQALIKADFLLIFTSLFLASGSGISIIDNIGQVTQSLGYTNSSIFVSMISIWNFLGRVGGGYVSEIITRDFAYPRPLAMAIFQVIMAVGFFYYAMGWPGQIYVLTVLIGLGYGAHWAILPASVSELFGLKSFGALYNFLTLSNPAGSLIFSEALASGIYDYYAEKQASLLLQNPISVATKPLQEDKSLTCLGSICYSLTCGILSGLCIVAAMLSLIVVYRTRRVYSQLYGSSNSLI